The genomic region AGGGTGAAAACGTTTCACCACGGGGTAATTATCAACAAAACTAGCGGACTTAATAATCGTATTTTTGTATTGAGTTGATAGTTAAAAACAACTGATATTCAAATATCGATTGATTTAATAAAAGTATACACATTGTCTTTTTAAGCCTGAAATCAAGACTTGAGGGAGATAAACCTCATTAAGTTAGCATTTACTATCAATAAAAGCTTTTATTTGTAATGATGTCTAGTTTTATTTGAAATGAGCCTCTTGAGACCTGTAACCAAAAGAAGGCTATCCCAATATAAGCAGAGATTTTAATGAATCTCCTCTTAAGACACATTTTGACTGCCCGAACCCTGGAACATAGAAATTAGTTTTTACCTATCAATATTGTTAATTAATACAATTTGGCTATCGATCGTTGAGACTCTACACTATCGCTATAGTTCGCCAAATAGATTGCATGGCGCAGATCTAAAGAGGAAAAAATGAGCATAAGCGAAGGTAGTTTAGAGGCGCCAACACGCCACCCCCTAGATTGGAAAAACCCGAAGTTCTACGATAAAGCCGATCTTGAGGCTGAAATGGAGCGAGTGTTTGATCTTTGTCACGGCTGTCGTCGTTGTGTGAGCCTGTGCGGTTCATTTCCAGCACTATTTGACTTAGTAGATGCCACAGCAGACTTAGAGATGGAGCAAGTCGATAAGGCAGACTATCAACAAGTCGTTGATCAGTGCTATTTGTGCGACGTATGCTACATGACTAAATGCCCTTATGTACCGCCACATCCTTGGAATATTGATTTTCCGCACCTCATGTTGCGCGCTAAGGCAGTCAACTTTAAAGACGATAAGGCAACCTTCCGTGACAAGCTGCTCTCCTCCACCGATAAGCTAGGTCACTTTGCAGGCATTCCGATCGTGACCCAAACAGTCAATGCGGTCAACAGTACTGGGCTCGCACGCCTAGTGATGGAAGGTGCATTAGGTGTTGATAAAAAGGCATGGATTCCGGAGTACGCACCCAAAACTTTCCCACAGTTGGCCGAGAAATCCCCCCACTTACCCGTTGTTGATGGTGCCAAGACACCTGGCAAAGTAGCAATCTATGCAACCTGCTATATCAACTACAACGAGCCTGGCATTGGTCAAGATCTCATCAAGGTGCTGCAACACAATCAGATTCCGTATGAGTTGGTGGATAAAGAAGCCTGTTGCGGTATGCCTAAGCTTGAGCTCGGTGACTTAGAGTCCGTTGCAGAGAACAAAGAAAAGAATATTCCTAAGCTCGCAAAATTAGCACGGGAAGGTTACGCTATTTTGACACCCATCCCCTCTTGTACTTTAATGTTTAAGCAAGAGTTACCGCTCATGTTCCCTGATTGTGTAGATACTCAATTAGTAAAAGAGGCCATGTGGGATCCATTTGAATACTTCATGGCACGCAACTCCGATGGTTTGCTCAAGAAGGATTTCAATACCGAATTAGGTCACGTCAGTTATCACATGGCATGCCATTCCCGGGTTCAGAATATGGGTCAAAAAACAGCGGAGACGCTGAGACTCGTTCCAGGTACTGAAGTGAATGTCGTGGAGCGTTGCTCTGGCCACTCGGGAACCTGGGGAGTGAAGAAAGAGTTTCATGACATGGCTATGAAAATCGGCAAGCCGGTTTTCAAAAGGATGGCTGAGGATGAGCCCAATTACATCAGCTCTGATTGCCAGTTAGCAGGCCATCATATTGCGCAAGGTATGGAAGAGTTGGGTTTACCTAGATCAGAGATGGCCCATCCCCTGACATTGCTTGCAAAGGCTTATGGAATATAAGCTCGCTTTATTAGATAACAGAATAGGAGTAGTACAGTATGGCAAAAATTACCCGCGATAGCCTCTTAAGTCTTGAGGCATACCATAAAGAGCGTCCCGCTTTTCGTGAGAAGGCGATTCAAGAACGTCGCATACGTACTGTGCATCTTGGTGATCATTTAACAATGATTTTCGAGAATGAATTTTTAATGCGCTATCAGATTCAAGAAATGTTACGCGTAGAAAAAACTTTTGAAACTGAAGGTATCAAAGATGAGCTTAATGCTTACAACCCTTTAGTACCAGACGGCTCCAATTTCAAAGCTACCATGATGTTGGAATACCCTAATGAAGCAGATCGCAAAGTCGCGCTTGCTAAATTAGTCGGTGTTGAGCATCAAGTTTTTATTGAAGTAGAAGGTCAACCACGCGTCTATGCAGTGGCCGATGAAGATTTAGAGCGCTCTACTGCAGAAAAAACATCCGCAGTGCACTTTATGCGTTTTGACTTAAGTCCCAATATGAAGATTGCCTTAAAAGCAGGTGCCCAGATCATGGTTGGCTGTGATCACAAAGGTTACCCTATGCATGTTGAAACGGTAGCCCCTGAAACACTGGCTTCATTAGTGTCTGATTTAAGTGCTTAAATACTTAAATAACGATTAATTTCGTAGCGGTTAAAGTTGATTAAATAAATGTCACACCGGGCAGATCACATTGGCGAATGACCTTCGCCAATGCTTCCATGGCCGGTGCACGTCGACATCCTTTACGCCAAACTAAACACACTCGTCTGGTAGGAACAGGTTCATCCAGAGGGATATAACGAATCAACTGATCTGATGCAGTCAAATCAGATACTGATGTTCTCGGCAGTACAGAGATGCCAATACCCCCTGCTACCATTTGTCGAATCGTCTCTAACGATGAGCCTTCAAAACTACGTTGCTCTCCAATCGTTGAGCCTGAACCTAAGCGGTTTAATTCTGGACACACCCCAAGTACGTGGTCCCGGAAACAATGTCCTGCCCCAAGTAGTAATGTGTTTTGTTCTTTAAGCTCGCGGTGCGGAATAATCGTGCGCATTTCCCAAGAATGGCCTTTAGGAACGGCTACCAAAAAGGGTTCATCGTACAACTCAATACTTTCTAGCCCAGTACTAGCGTAAGGGGCTGCAATCACTACACAATCCAAGGCACCTTGGCGCAACATCTCTAATAAACGGGTCGTGAAATTCTCTTCTAAAAATAAAGGGACATTAGGCATCTGCACTCTAGCCACTCGCACTAAGCTGGGGAGTAGATAAGGAGCGATGGTGTAGATAGCGCCCAGTCGCAGCGGCCCAGATAAAGGATCTTGCCCATGTTTCGCAAGATGCTTGAGGGAGTTAGCTTCTTCCAAAACGCGTTGAGCCTGACTCACAATTTGCTCACCTAAACTAGTCATCGTCACTTCAGAATTGGCTCGCTCAAAAATTTGCGTATTGAGCTCTTCTTCTAACTTCTTAATCGCCACAGATAAGGTCGGTTGAGAGACAAAACACGCTTCTGCTGCCCTACCAAAATGGCGCTCATGCGCAACGGCAACGATATAGCGAAGTTCTGTCAGTGTCATGCTCCAATTATCAGCCCTTTATCCGTTCCGTGCATAGCGGCCAGAGGGCTGATGGTTGACATAGAAAAGTGGTACGTTCTGCGTAATGCATATTGATCTGAACCATAGGAATAAATAAGACATGTCCGACGAAATCGCTAAACTTGAGAAAAAACTAAGGCCACTACCAAGATGGCTATTTATGACCCGTTGGCTTCAGGCGCCACTCTATATCGGCTTAGTCGTTGCTCAAGCTGTGTATGTATGGCAATTCTGGGTAGAGTTAGTTCACCTGATTGGCATGCTATCGAGCAAAACTCCTTCAGAAACTGAAATCATGTTGGTAGTCTTAGGCCTGATTGATGTGGTGATGATCTCTAACCTGCTTGTCATGGTGATTGTTGGAGGATGGGAAACATTTGTTTCACGTTTAGGATTGGAAAATCATCCTGATCAGCCCGAGTGGCTTTCTCACGTCAACGCTGGTGTACTCAAAGTGAAATTGGCAACTGCCATTATTGGAATTTCTTCCATTCATTTACTAAAGACATTCATTAATGCAGCTAGCTATGATGAAAAAACTTTAATGTGGCAGACCATCATCCACATTACTTTTGTACTTTCCGCTATAGCGATTGCCTATACAGAAAAGATCGTCGCTTCAGCGAAGCACCATTGATTGCACATTAGCTAAAACGACCTGTAGTATCTGAATAGCTATTAATAGTGCTAAGGGAGACAGGTCGAGCATGCCTAGTTTCGGTAAGGTATTACGAATTGGCTTTAATAAGGGCTCGGTGAGCGCTGATAAAAAATAGTAGGCCATTGAGCTTGCCGCAAACCAAGATAGCAAAATGCTGGCAAATATGGCGCCAATCACACCGGATAAAAATAAATTCACTATCTCAAAAAGACTCTGGATAAATACATAGCTCACGGCATTATTAGCTCCACTCAAAAACCAAAGTGTGCCAACCTGGATCAAGGCAATCAAATAAGCAGCTAAGAAGCTCGCGAGATCAAACCTTCCAAAACTCGGTAACACCTGACGTAAAGGCAAGATAATCCAATTGGTCAAACTATGAAGGTAGCCGCTAATTTGATAGCCAGCTGCTCGTCCTAAATCTATGTAGAAAAAACCCATATAGCAACGAATGAGGCAGGCGCCGCCAATGAGAACAAGGAAGACCTCTAGTAATAGGCTGGATATTTGATAGATCATGTTTAGATTGTAAAGCTGATTATTGAGTATCTTTAAATGCCGTCTGATTGCACCCTATTTTCTCTAAAAAGATGGGGGTAAAAAAGAGGCCCTCACGAGGAGGGCCCAAAGAGAGAACAGCAGGATAAAACTAAAACTAATTCGTCACAATCGCGACTACAGCGGTTGCAGCACCAGCACTCAAAGCCGGGACAGCCCAACGTTTCAATGGCGTAGAAGCATCTCCCGTAATCACTTCTACAGGGATATCACTAATTTCTAATAACTTAGCGGTGGTTGAATTTTCCAGAAATCTATTTAAAGAATTTTTCTTTGAGGCGCCAATCACAATACGGCTGCATTTTAAGCGCATTGCTTCATTCCATAAAGCATCACCTGCGCTACCACAAACATAGCTAGAAGAAAATTGTGCATTGTGTGTTTTAAGCAGCTCTGAAGCTGAAGCAAGCGCTAGACTTGCACGCTCTGCGTGCCATTGATCAATAGATTGCTTGCTTAAAAATTTGCTGATATGCCTAAATAATCTAGGCTGCACATTGCAAATATGAAAATTCCTATCTGATTCAGCCCCGTATACGTTTAGGGCATGCTTGACTGCTAAGTCAGAATTTTTAGATCCGTCAACTGGAATAAAAATGGTGTTCATTGCATTTTCCTTTGAATTAAACTGCTGCTGATTTTTTTGGAGATACTTTACTTTGGGCATAGCCTGCCACCAAAACACCTAAGATAACCACCGCTTGCACAACATATTCCAAACTCATGCTGACGGAATCTAACCACGCTTGAACCATCGGTTCGGAAGTCATCATCTTTCCAGCAGTAAATGCGAGCACAGCAGCACCAAAATAAATAATGGATGGATAACGATCAACCAGTTTTAGTATTAGTGTTGAGCCCCAAACCACAATTGGAATACTAATGAGCAGTCCGATGACAACCAGTAAATAGCTTCCACCAGCCGCTCCCGCAACCGCTAGGACGTTATCCAATCCCATGACAGCATCTGCAATCACAATGGTTTTCATAGCGCCCCAGAAGGTGTTTGCAGCATGATCTTGGCCAGCACCCTCATTGGCTGCAGGCTTTAATAACTTATAGGCAATCCATACCAAGAGTGCACCGCCGATAAACATCAGACCAGGAATACCGAGCAAATAGACCACGATGAGCGTCATGAAACTTCTGACTGCAATGGCGCCTACTGCGCCCCAAATAATCGCCTTCTTCTGCAGATGCGGCGGAAGATTTCTGGCGGCCATGGCAATCACAATGGCATTATCACCGGCCAATACTAGGTCGATGACAATAATGGCGAGTAAAGCAGATAAAAATTCAGGTCCAAAAAAGTCCAATTTCAATTCCTTAATAAATGGTGTGTTCGCAAAAAAAGCAAATTTCTATGCTCCTAATTTACAGGGAGTTGTATTAAGTTAAAAGAAGATATATATTGATAGTAATTTCGGAAATTACTGAAGATGACTATGTCCTATAACTACCGACACCTTTACTACTTTTGGGTAGTGGCCAAAGAGGGCAGCATGTCCAAAGCGGCCATACGCCTGGAAATGGCCATTCAGACGATTAGCGCCCAGGTGCATGAGCTAGAGAAGTCTCTGGGCTACTTACTCTTTAAGCCTGCTGGGCGAGGCATTACCCTGACAGAATCTGGATTTGCAGCGCTCGAGATAGCAGATCAAATATTTTCACTGGGGGAAAAGCTACCGGAGATTCTCAAGAGTGCCTCGAAATCTCCAAAATATAAAATTCATATTGGGGTATCCGATGGCTTGTCTAAGCTGGTAACAAGGCAACTACTAGACCCTCTACTAAAGATAGCCAATGTACAAATGATTGTGCATGAAGGTGAATTTGAGGACTTATTAGCTGACTTAGCATTACATCGACTCGATATTGTCCTGGCAGATCGGCCAGCTCCCAATAGCAAAAATCTTAACCTCTATAGTGAAGAGCTGACTAAATCTTCACTGACTTGGTATAGCCCAAAACAGTTCATTGAGGAATCCAAAAAAGCGTTTCCGGAATGCTTAAACCATCTACCCATACTGCTGCCCACTACTCACTCCACAGTGCGCTTCTTGATTGATCAATGGTTTACTAAAAACGGTATCACTCCAAACATTGTTGGAGAATTTGAGGACAGCGCTCTTCTTAAAACTTTTGCTGAAAGTGGCATGGGCGTCTTTCCTTCAGTTGAGATTATTCAAAAAGAATTAAAGCAATCCTATGGCATTGAAGTCTTGGGTCATTGTAAGGATATTTATGAGTATTTCTTTGCCATTCGATCTGAAAAGAAAATTGCCAATCCTTTAGTAGAAGCAATCATTAAACAGTAAATACTTAAAAGCTATCGACACATCACTGACAAGAACCTATGGCCAATTTTTTAGATCCCGCAATTTTATTTTTTATCTTTGGCATCTTTGCGGGTAGTGTCAAATCTAATCTCGAGATTCCACAGCCGATATCTCGCTTTTTATCGCTTTACTTGTTGATGGCGTTGGGACTGAAGGGTGGATTTGCCCTGAATAAATCCGGCCTGACTGCAGAAATTGCTTTATCTCTGGGTCTAGCAGTACTCCTTGCCACTATCATTCCTATCATTGCTTACTGGCTGCTTCGTAAATACTTAAATCCATTTGATTCAGCAGCGATTGCTGCGACCTATGGCTCAGTCAGTGCGGTGACCTTTATTACTGCGACCCAATCTTTAGACCATTTTGGTATTGCATATGGTGGCCATATGGCTGCTGCGATGGCTCTCATGGAATCCCCTGCCATTATTTTGGCAATCGTTCTAGCCAACAAGGCAAGAGTCGCTCATGCGGCTAATCAGATCACTACTAGCAAACCTCTGGAACCTCCAGCAACAGGGATGTCAAAAATATTGCATGAGTCATTTACCGATGGTGCACAACTATTGCTGCTTGGCTCGATGATGGTAGGCCTCTTTAGTGGTGATGCAGGCCAAAAACTGATGGCACCTTTTTCGATTGACTTGTTTAAAGGGATGTTGGCTTTCTTCTTACTGGATATGGGTCTGATGGCTTCGAGAAGTTTCAAGGGCCTCCGAGGCAAGCCACCCATCACCCTCTTGTATGCGATTGGATCACCACTTGCGCATGCGCTTTTAGCGCTAGCATTTTGTAAGCTTGTTGGCCTTCCTTTGGGCGATACCATCTTACTAATGGTGCTGGCTTCAAGCGCATCTTATATTGCTGTGCCTGCAGTGCTGCGTCATGCCCTACCCGAGGTCAATCCAGCGCTGTATATGGGAATGTCGCTAGGCATTACCTTCCCCTTTAATATCATCATTGGCATCCCGCTCTACACCTTGATTGCCGAACAGTTACTGTAAACATCACCCTCACTGACTTTAGCAATCATAGATATGGGCATCTTTTCTCATCGCATCGCTAGCTTACTTACAAAGCACGGTAAGGAAGCAGTGATGACGCCCGACCTCCTGGCACTCACAGGGTGTGATGTCAAGCATACAGATGCATATGACACTGATCAATTGGGTACCTTTACGCGCGAGATACCAAGACACGGCACACAATTAGACGCAGCACGTAAAAAAGCATTGATGGGTATGAAGTTATTAAATACTGATTTAGGGATCGCTAATGAAGGGGCTTTTGTAGGAGATCCCTACACGGGGATGCTGCCTTGGAATAATGAAGTGGTGATGCTGATTGATCAACTTCACCAAATAGAAATCATTGGTTTTTCTGGTGCGCCAGCTCAAAGTGCTAGTGGCTACTTTAGTCACTGGGAAGAATTAGAGGCCTTTGCTGAAACAGCTCTTTTCCCATCGCACCACCTAGTCATTAAACCCACAGATGAACATCACCCTGAATCTATCAAAGGGATTTACGATCTATCGGCTTTGCAAGAAGCCTTCCAATGGGCTATAGCTCAGTCTTCAACAGGGGTAGCTTTTGTTGAAAATGATCTGAGGGCATTTGCAAACCCCACTCGCATGGAGAATATTCACAAAGCGACTGTAGATCTGGCAAATAAGATGAACTCCGCATGCCCTCAATGTCAGACGCCAGGCTATTGGGTCAAAGACATTCAGCGTGGACTGCCTTGCAATGCCTGTGGCCTTCCTACGGAGCAAGCGATCGCAAAAATCTGGGGCTGCCTCAAATGTACCCACCAAGAAACTGAAGGGATGAAAGTACTCCAGTTTGCAGACCCCTCAAAATGCAGTTACTGCAATCCTTAGGCGGAAGTTACAGCGCTAATCTGGTGCTTTTCTAGTGCCGAGCATCATTCGCTTGATGAGCCATCTGCAAGAGTTCGGCCAAATGCTTTACCTTGCGACCAGTCTCTTGCTCAATTTGCTCACGGCAACTAAAGCCATTGCTCAGAATGATCGTGTCCTCTTGCGCGGCACGCACTGCTGGCAGCAACACTAATTCACCAACGGCTTTAGATATCTCAATATGCTCAGGATTAAAGCCAAAAGATCCTGCCATGCCACAGCAACCACTATCAATGTAATTGGCTTTTGCACCCAAGGCAGTTAATAAAGCGACATCGCCCTTTGTACCAAATAAAGACTTTTGATGGCAATGAGAATGGACTAAGACTGTGCAATCTAATGGCGGCGGTGTATAGCCCTGCTCATGCAAAAAGTCTCCCAATAAATAGCTACTCTCTGAAAGCAACTGCGCCCTAGGATCATCCGGGAAAAACTTTAAAAGCTCATCTTTGAATACTGACATACATCCAGGCTCCAGACCGACCACTGCAATCGGTGAATCATCACCTGCATCGATTTGATCGCCAATCGCGTCAAGGATTTTCTCAAGCTTTTGTTTAGCAAGATCTAGATAGCCAAAGTCATATAAAGGCCGGCCACAACATAAAGGTGTCTTGGGTAAGGTTGCTTCAAAGCCAGCATGCGCTAGCACTTCCACTGCTGCATTGGCGACTTCTGGATGAAAGTGCTCACAGAAAGTATCTACCCATAAGATCACTTTTTTTTGCTCAATACCCTGAGACTTGGCCAGAGGATGAGCTTGTTGACGTTTCTGAAATTGCTTGGAGAAAGTAGGATTAGCAAATTTTGGTAAGCTGCGCTCTTGCGCTACGCCACCTAACCATTTAGCAATACTGGATAAAACAGGTGTTTGCATCACGCCATTAAGCAACCAACTTACTTTGCTAGCGAATGGCGCCCAATCACCGATGCGGCCCATGGTGAGGGCTTGACGAGGTCGGCCATGTTTCTCATGAAAATGGGATAAAAATTCTGCTTTATACGACGCCATATCTACGTGGGCAGGGCAATCACTCTTGCAGCCTTTACAGGATAAGCAAGTATCTAGTGCCTCTTTGAGTTCCTGACTATCCCAGCCGTCCTTAATGACCTCGCCTTGCAACATCTCCCAGAAGAGTCTGGAACGACCGCGGGTAGAAAAGCGCTCTTCTTTTGTAGCGCGATAACTCGGGCACATCGTCCCCACTTTTTCACTGCGGCACTTACCCATACCAACACAACGCTCTACTGCTCTCTGAAATCCATTACCTTCTTGGCTTAGGAAATTTAAGCGTGTCTTGATATTGACTATTTTGTATTCTGGACCCATTCGCAAGTTTTCATCCACACGATAGGGGTGCACTACTTTTCCTGGATTGAGTCTATTTTCAGGATCCCAAATCCGCTTGAACTCATGCATAGCACCCATCAACTCTTCACCAAACATAATAGGTAAGAATTCTGCTCGGGCCTGGCCATCGCCGTGCTCGCCTGTTAAGGAACCTCCGAATGACACGACTAAGGTAGCTGCATCACGAATGAATGATCTAAAGTGCGCTACCCCTTCTGCTGTACGCAGATTAAAAGTGATGCGTGCATGAACACAGCCATCACCAAAATGCCCATAGAGAGAAGTGTCATAGCCGTAAGAGTCGACCAATGTCTGAAACGCCCGTAAATAATCACCCAAACGCGCAGGGTCTACCGCAGCATCCTCCCAGCCTACGACTGGGTCTGGAGTGTTCGGATCAACGGAGAGATGGGTTGCTGAGGCACCATTCTCACGAATAGACCAAATACGTTTTTGCAATTGGGGGTCTGGCACTAACCATGTTGATGGCTGAGGCCCCTTGGTTCTTGATTTAAAATACTGTTCTGCCCGCTCTGCCTGAGCCACAGCACCTTCAAGGATATCGTCACCAAATTCAACCATGACCCACGCTTTACCTGCGGGCAATAAATCAATTTCTGCTTTAGCCAAGTTGCGTTGATGCAAGCCTCGAATGATCTTGTAATCCAAGCCTTCAATAGCGATGGGGTTAAAAGACTGATACTCCGGGACGGCATCGCCTGCAATATAAATATCTTCAAAGCCCAATACCAACACTACCCGCTTAGGTGGACTTTTGACTAGCCTGACTTTTGCAGCCAAGGTGAGCGCGCACGTGCCTTCCGTTCCTACTAAAGCGCGAGCCACGTTAAAGCCATGCTCGGGTAAAAGCTGATCTAGGTTGTAACCAGATACACGACGCTTAATATTCGGAAAACGCGCCCGAATCAGATCGGCATAACGGTCACGCAAGGTAAGCAAGTCTTGATAGATTTGGCCTTTGCGACCACCTGCTGCAATAATCTCTTGTAATTCTTGATCGGAGGTAGGCCCTACCCAAAAGCGCTCGCCGTCATAGGTCAAAATTTCTAAGGCCTCGGTATTCTCGAGTGTCTTACCCGCCATGACAGAATGGGCACCACAAGAATTATTGGCCACCATACCACCCAAGGTGCAGCGACTATGAGTAGAGGGATCGGGAGCGAAAGTTAAACCATAGACTTCAGCAGCATCGCGTAAGGAATCACAAATCACACCCGGCTCAACTGTTGCAGCACCAGCGACAGGATCTAAATCCAAAATGTGATTGCAATACTTGGAGATATCAAAGACCACTGCGTTATTCACAGTTTGGCCATTCATAGAGGTACCTGCACCGCGCATTAATACCGGCGCCCTATTACGATGGCAAATCTCAATACCTTTAACAAACTCCTCAGTATTTTTTGGCGTTACTACTCCAATCGGAATTTGACGGTAATTGGATGCTTCTGAAGCGTAAATTGCCTGATGAGCCACATCAAAATGCACTGAACTACCTAAGGCAGCTGTCAGCTCGACATTTAACTGCTCCCATTGAGAAATGCCACCCATCATTCATCCTTGTTGTATGTAATTGCCCTCAAAGGGCCACGGGTTATTCTAACCATTCCTGATGATTTTCACTCGGTCGGTTTGACAAACAGGACTTCACAAGCAAGAATGGCTTCCATGAATACCTTACCGACAGTATTAGCATTTGATGTCTTTGGCACCGTAGTGGATTGGCATGGCTCAATCGCTAGCGAAGTCACTCGCTTAGGCTTGCAGGTCAATCCGGATGCATTTGCCACGGCCTGGCGTCAGGGATATAGGCCAGCGATGGCTAAAGTACGCTCTGGGGCCTTACCTTGGACCAAGATTGATGACCTGCATCGCCTAATTTTGAATGATGTCTTAGATGACTTCAATATCCAAGGGCTTTCTGAAAACCAAATTCATCATCTCAACCTAGTGTGGCATCGCCTCAATCCCTGGCCC from Polynucleobacter antarcticus harbors:
- a CDS encoding FAD-binding and (Fe-S)-binding domain-containing protein, whose amino-acid sequence is MMGGISQWEQLNVELTAALGSSVHFDVAHQAIYASEASNYRQIPIGVVTPKNTEEFVKGIEICHRNRAPVLMRGAGTSMNGQTVNNAVVFDISKYCNHILDLDPVAGAATVEPGVICDSLRDAAEVYGLTFAPDPSTHSRCTLGGMVANNSCGAHSVMAGKTLENTEALEILTYDGERFWVGPTSDQELQEIIAAGGRKGQIYQDLLTLRDRYADLIRARFPNIKRRVSGYNLDQLLPEHGFNVARALVGTEGTCALTLAAKVRLVKSPPKRVVLVLGFEDIYIAGDAVPEYQSFNPIAIEGLDYKIIRGLHQRNLAKAEIDLLPAGKAWVMVEFGDDILEGAVAQAERAEQYFKSRTKGPQPSTWLVPDPQLQKRIWSIRENGASATHLSVDPNTPDPVVGWEDAAVDPARLGDYLRAFQTLVDSYGYDTSLYGHFGDGCVHARITFNLRTAEGVAHFRSFIRDAATLVVSFGGSLTGEHGDGQARAEFLPIMFGEELMGAMHEFKRIWDPENRLNPGKVVHPYRVDENLRMGPEYKIVNIKTRLNFLSQEGNGFQRAVERCVGMGKCRSEKVGTMCPSYRATKEERFSTRGRSRLFWEMLQGEVIKDGWDSQELKEALDTCLSCKGCKSDCPAHVDMASYKAEFLSHFHEKHGRPRQALTMGRIGDWAPFASKVSWLLNGVMQTPVLSSIAKWLGGVAQERSLPKFANPTFSKQFQKRQQAHPLAKSQGIEQKKVILWVDTFCEHFHPEVANAAVEVLAHAGFEATLPKTPLCCGRPLYDFGYLDLAKQKLEKILDAIGDQIDAGDDSPIAVVGLEPGCMSVFKDELLKFFPDDPRAQLLSESSYLLGDFLHEQGYTPPPLDCTVLVHSHCHQKSLFGTKGDVALLTALGAKANYIDSGCCGMAGSFGFNPEHIEISKAVGELVLLPAVRAAQEDTIILSNGFSCREQIEQETGRKVKHLAELLQMAHQANDARH